One part of the Diadema setosum chromosome 6, eeDiaSeto1, whole genome shotgun sequence genome encodes these proteins:
- the LOC140230101 gene encoding uncharacterized protein, giving the protein MAMEKQNVLKETHHRSVTALGYHPLRREIIAGFEDGFIKMWEVEGYKLSVSNHEHQGWVTAFLYWHEAKVMFSSSNDGTIIAWSTAAAVHDRISFGSPVYSMALNLRRHQLVCGFNACIRVFSLDENRESGHLINLKYSYNSREHSDIIKCIVCLESRVYSAGFDQKLIIYDSSSYPGNRGLTPVFCNPKAHDAGISCLVLIRDSENNTWLVTGSFDKVVKIWSQDGKLTHRLDGFLSTITDLCYVPKNKTLWVSCGTSPVAALYDPKSGENVSDFIGTFQDEENEKYHLQHMKYIPELNQVIASSSRRYILMWKYNPHGCITTLKCKHAVECLTYTKKDPILFFDGGSDGQAHNWERLQTNHFMYSQETFLLTEAKTKLAQLRNEKREERRPQVSAFVRSLHNPTPSHYSYSKPSGGANSCTYKHNNSALLKALFVESLDLLLLGAEDGNIYIWGFDDAAVNALRDMKPSNNVDLLKKYRILLNNFSESSSDNSSEFEETISLDDETDSVTNRVAGFICKNVLSGHSSCVTSMFLVGREHGFRTTFLVTSGWDRRICIWDLESGKLVDRFRNVSEDGFDIEELACDGIIIDMDYSHRRNEFACASGDKMAYIRHFSEKGHEMTLRNTLQGHEGEVTQVKWSDFGDNWITASEDGTIRLWSGDGMSCEQVINAHGPVSAICLDNVSECIVAGVHSVIKVYNPKKNKLLQTNYGHTDSIRCIIHVPERNQYISGSWDGTLRVWNAYRVATRRKRLARMEEKRESVANLHNTNQPNYLVDEEDG; this is encoded by the exons ATGGCGatggaaaaacagaatgttcTGAAGGAAACCCACCACAGATCCGTAACGGCGTTGGGATACCATCCTTTACGTCGTGAAATTATCGCCGGTTTCGAAG ATGGCTTCATCAAGATGTGGGAGGTGGAAGGTTACAAGCTGTCTGTGTCTAACCATGAACACCAGGGATGGGTGACAGCCTTTCTTTACTG GCATGAAGCAAAGGTGATGTTTTCCTCATCGAACGACGGGACTATCATAGCATGGTCTACAGCGGCAGCAGTGCATGATCGCATCTCG TTTGGTTCTCCTGTCTACTCTATGGCCCTTAACCTCCGTCGCCACCAGCTGGTCTGTGGTTTCAATGCCTGCATCCGAGTCTTCAGCCTAGACGAGA ATCGTGAAAGTGGTCACCTGATCAACCTGAAATATTCCTACAACTCACGAGAGCACTCCGACATCATCAAGTGTATAGTGTGTCTGGAATCCAGGGTATACTCTGCGGG GTTTGACCAAAAACTCATCATTTATGACTCCTCCTCATATCCTGGTAACAGAGGTCTGACGCCAGTCTTTTG CAACCCCAAAGCTCATGATGCTGGTATATCATGTCTCGTCCTCATCAGGGATTCAGAAAACAACACTTG gCTAGTGACCGGATCCTTTGACAAAGTGGTCAAGATCTGGTCCCAGGACGGCAAACTTACACACCGACTGGACGGATTCCTATCCACCATCACCGACCTCTGCTACGTGCCCAAGAACAAGACGCTCTGGGTGTCGTGCGGAACATCGCCTGTAGCAGCGCTCTACGACCCCAAGTCTGGGGAAAAT GTGTCAGATTTCATCGGCACATTTCAAGATGAGGAGAATGAGAAGTATCACCTACAACATATGAAGTACATCCCAGAACTCAACCAGGTCATAG CCAGCAGCAGCCGACGCTACATACTGATGTGGAAGTACAACCCCCATGGCTGCATCACAACCCTGAAGTGCAAACACGCCGTGGAGTGTCTGACATACA CCAAGAAAGATCCTATCCTGTTCTTTGATGGAGGCAGCGACGGTCAGGCCCACAACTGGGAGAGACTCCAGACAAATCACTTCATGTACAG TCAGGAGACATTTCTACTGACTGAGGCCAAAACCAAACTGGCCCAGTTGCGGAATGAAAAGCGTGAGGAACGGCGCCCTCAGGTGAGCGCCTTTGTACGCAGCCTTCACAACCCCACCCCGAGCCACTATTCGTACAGCAAGCCCAGCGGTGGTGCGAACTCTTGCACCTACAAACACAACAACTCAGCCCTACTGAAGGCACTCTTTGTCGAGTCTCTGGACCTGCTTCTCCTAGGGGCCGAAGATGGCAACATAT ACATTTGGGGATTTGACGATGCAGCAGTGAATGCACTACGTGACATGAAACCCTCCAACAATGTAGACCTCCTCAAGAAGTACCGCATCCTGCTCAATAACTTCTCCGAGTCCAGCTCTGATAACTCATCGGAATTTGAGGAGACGATATCACTGGATGATGAG ACTGACTCAGTGACCAACCGGGTAGCTGGCTTCATCTGCAAGAATGTCCTCTCGGGACACAGCAGCTGCGTCACGAGCATGTTCCTTGTCGGACGGGAGCACGGATTCCGTACCACCTTCCTG GTAACCTCAGGCTGGGACAGAAGAATATGCATCTGGGATTTAGAATCAGGAAA ACTGGTGGATCGCTTCAGGAATGTGTCTGAGGATGGCTTTGACATTGAGGAACTGGCGTGTGATGGGATCATTATTGACATGGATTATAGCCACAGACG GAATGAGTTTGCCTGTGCCTCTGGAGACAAGATGGCGTACATTCGTCACTTTAGCGAGAAGGGTCACGAGATGACCCTGAGGAACACGCTGCAAGGTCACGAGGGCGAGGTCACGCAGGTCAAGTGGAGCGACTTTGGTGACAATTGGATCACAGCGTCGGAAGACGGAACTATCAGACTGTGG AGTGGAGATGGGATGTCCTGTGAACAGGTCATCAACGCCCACGGCCCAGTGTCAGCCATCTGTCTGGACAATGTCTCAGAGTGCATCGTGGCAGGAGTCCACAGTGTCATCAA AGTGTACAACCCAAAGAAGAACAAGTTGTTGCAGACGAACTATGGGCACACTGACTCCATCAGATGCATCATACACGTACCAGAGAGGAACCAG TACATCTCAGGCTCGTGGGATGGGACGCTGCGGGTGTGGAATGCCTACCGGGTGGCTACTCGGAGGAAGCGACTGGCTCGCATggaggagaagagagagagtgtgGCCAACCTTCACAACACCAACCAGCCAAACTATCTGGTGGATGAGGAGGACGGCTAG